In Nicotiana tabacum cultivar K326 chromosome 11, ASM71507v2, whole genome shotgun sequence, a single window of DNA contains:
- the LOC142166486 gene encoding F-box protein CPR1-like encodes MGIHFEEEIFKDILIRLPVRSLLRFSCVSKSWETSISYPYFKTKYLSHAKNDFNSQKLLVCQRQFAEDSNSNVYSMFSFYSSSLSTIQLIEGVRKHDCPSNCKPFGMAKIYSSCDVLVLLGIVSESDKQLLLWNPSTRESIVLPHSELLHHTTYGLAYDATSDDYKILKLGKSVEILTLKSGSWRTIREIPTSVCPRTGYEMEIRPCLDVDFAIDPVVFVHGAFHWLGRSHNYYVVSFSISSEMHGGISLPERMYKIDNMQSFDYGISVLGGMLCFYSTHNNQQGWGAFKLWVMKDYGVKESWTELFKIRDADLYLAKLIYKYADNEVLLRCRYKESGRDVFRTSKGPFGLWLQCSFQNRVVYTESFISPKLLF; translated from the coding sequence ATGGGAATTCACTTTGAAGAGGAAATATTTAAGGACATCCTAATCAGGTTACCCGTGCGATCTCTTCTTCGTTTTAGCTGTGTTTCAAAATCTTGGGAGACATCAATCTCCTATCCTTACTTTAAGACGAAGTATCTCAGTcatgccaagaatgactttaatTCCCAAAAACTTCTTGTTTGCCAACGCCAATTTGCTGAGGATTCTAACTCTAACGTCTATTCTATGTTTAGCTtctattcttcttctttatcGACTATTCAACTTATTGAGGGTGTAAGAAAACATGATTGCCCTTCAAACTGCAAACCATTTGGTATGGCCAAAATTTATTCTTCTTGTGATGTGTTGGTTCTTCTTGGAATTGTTAGTGAATCCGATAAACAACTTTTGCTGTGGAACCCTTCGACAAGAGAATCGATAGTACTTCCCCATTCGGAATTACTACATCATACTACTTATGGATTGGCATATGACGCAACTAGTGATGACTATAAGATCCTTAAACTGGGAAAGAGCGTTGAAATTCTCACGCTAAAAAGTGGTTCCTGGAGAACAATTCGTGAAATTCCAACTAGCGTATGCCCTAGGACAGGATATGAAATGGAGATTCGTCCATGTTTGGATGTGGATTTCGCTATTGATCCTGTGGTATTTGTACATGGAGCATTTCATTGGCTTGGTCGTTCGCATAATTATTATGTAGTTTCATTTAGTATTTCAAGTGAGATGCACGGGGGTATATCGTTGCCAGAGCGAATGTACAAAATTGATAACATGCAGAGTTTCGATTATGGCATTTCAGTATTGGGAGGAATGCTTTGCTTCTATTCTACTCATAATAATCAGCAGGGGTGGGGCGCTTTTAAGTTATGGGTAATGAAAGACTATGGCGTCAAGGAATCTTGGACTGAATTGTTTAAGATACGAGATGCTGATCTTTATTTAGCTAAACTGATATATAAGTATGCAGATAATGAAGTATTACTACGTTGTAGATATAAGGAAAGTGGCCGTGATGTATTTAGGACATCCAAAGGACCATTTGGATTATGGCTTCAATGTAGCTTTCAGAATAGAGTTGTTTATACAGAAAGTTTTATCTctccaaaattacttttttaA